The sequence below is a genomic window from Salinispira pacifica.
CTCCCAGGGCATATAGGTGGGCGCCGAAGGGAGTACTCTGGAGAATAACGGTGCTCAGCAGCAGCACAAAGAGGAGTACCAGTGCGGTAACCGGTATCGGTCCGATGGTTCCGCCGAAGGCGGTATAAAAGTCTCCCAGGCCGGAGATGGGGCTTCCCTGGGTGTAGAACAGCGTAAGCCCCCGGGCGATGGCCATCATGGCAAGAGTTGCTACGAAGGGCTGCAGGCGTCCGAATACGATAAAACCTCCGTTCACCAATCCAATGAGAACGCCGAGGAGTATGGCCCCCAGCATGGCAATAGGGGCGGGTACTCCCATGTTTACGATCATGCCGGCGGAGATGGCTCCGGTAAGGGCCACCAGGGATCCAACAGAGAGGTCGATTCCCCCGGAAATGATGGTGAATGTAACCCCGATGGCCACAATGGCAAGCATCGAGGATTGGTCCACAATGTTCAGCAGGTTGCCGAATCTGAGAAACCTGGGGGAGAGAAGGGAAAACAAAATGATGAGCCCCAGCAGAATGAGCAGGGTGCTGTATTTGGCGGCAATTTTTCCTACGCGGTTCATGATGCTTCTCCTCCTGCTGCAGCTTTCTGCATGATGGCGTCCTGGGTTGCTTCCAAACGGTCAAACTCTCCGGATATCCGGCCTTCTTTCATAACGATGATGCGGTCCGCCACTCCCAGAAGCTCGGGCAGTTCGGATGATATCATAATCACTCCCACTCCCTGGGCTGCCAGCCTGCCGACGATGGAGTGGATCTCCGACTTGGCTCCCACATCGATGCCACGGGTGGGTTCATCCAGAATCAGTACCGACGGGTTCAGGGCAAGGCAGCGGGCGATAATCACTTTCTGCTGATTCCCCCCGGAGAGATTGCGTATCTGCTGCATCTGGGTGGGGGTCTGTATCCGGAGGCGCTGGATGTAATCTTTTCCGATGGATACCAGTTTGCTTTTGGTGATAATACCGATCCGGAACAGCCGTTCAAGTATGGATATAACCATGTTATCCCGCACGCTCATCACCGGGAACAGGGCTTCGGCCTTGCGGTCTTCAGGCACAAATGCAAAGCCCCTGCGCATCATCTCCCGGGTGGATCCAAGCCGAATCTCTACGCCCTTGAAGTACGCCTTCCCCTTATATACGGGATCGATACCCATCAGCCCCCGGATCATTTCCGAACGGCCTGCGCCGACCAGACCGGCAATGCCTACAATTTCTCCGGATTTCACACTGAAGCTTGCATTGAAGAACCGTTCACCGGTGAGATTTTCAACTCTCAGCACTTCCTGTCCGATTTCCGCCTCGTGCTTGGGAAAGAAACTGTCCAGCTCCCTTCCCACCATGTGGCGCACGATCTCATCCTCGCTCAGATCTTCCGTTGCGGCGGTGTGCACCGTCTGACCGTCACGCAATATGGTAACCGTATCGGTGATGGTAAACACTTCTTCCAGGCGGTGGGAGATATAAATGATGGTGATGCCTTTGGTTTTCAGATTACGGATTATGCGAAACAGGATTTCCGTTTCCCGGTCGGTGAGGGAACTGGTGGGTTCATCCATGATAATGACCCGTGCATTCAGCGACAGCGCCTTGGCGACTTCAACCATTTGCTGCTGGGCGATGGAGAGGTTGGCCATAATCTCCGTTGGTTCAACGTTCACATCGATGGTGCGGAGAATCTCCCGGGTCTGTTCATGAAGTTTGGGGTAATCGATAAGCAAACCGCCGAATTTCCGGGGTTCCCTTCCCAGGTAGATGTTTTCCGCAACACTGCGGTAGGGGACCACCGCAAGTTCCTGGTGGATCATGCTCACGCCTCTGGCCTGGGAGTCTGATGGACCCCGGAAATCTACCTGTTCACCGAAGAGTTCCAGTACGCCGTCATCCTTGGGCTGATCGCCGGAGATGATTTTCATGAGGGTGGATTTCCCTGCACCGTTTTCCCCAACCAGCGAATGTACAGAGCCTGCTCGGACATCGAAAGATACGT
It includes:
- a CDS encoding ABC transporter permease: MNRVGKIAAKYSTLLILLGLIILFSLLSPRFLRFGNLLNIVDQSSMLAIVAIGVTFTIISGGIDLSVGSLVALTGAISAGMIVNMGVPAPIAMLGAILLGVLIGLVNGGFIVFGRLQPFVATLAMMAIARGLTLFYTQGSPISGLGDFYTAFGGTIGPIPVTALVLLFVLLLSTVILQSTPFGAHLYALGGNEETARLAGVKIRLVKLGAYAFSGGTAALGGILLTARLWSAQPQAAVGLELQAIAATVLGGASLMGGAGTSLGTVAGALIMGVLANGLNLTGVSSYVQQVITGTIFILAVILDMWTKRQRREKLQG
- a CDS encoding sugar ABC transporter ATP-binding protein, coding for MEYALRIQGIDKRFPGVHALKNVSFDVRAGSVHSLVGENGAGKSTLMKIISGDQPKDDGVLELFGEQVDFRGPSDSQARGVSMIHQELAVVPYRSVAENIYLGREPRKFGGLLIDYPKLHEQTREILRTIDVNVEPTEIMANLSIAQQQMVEVAKALSLNARVIIMDEPTSSLTDRETEILFRIIRNLKTKGITIIYISHRLEEVFTITDTVTILRDGQTVHTAATEDLSEDEIVRHMVGRELDSFFPKHEAEIGQEVLRVENLTGERFFNASFSVKSGEIVGIAGLVGAGRSEMIRGLMGIDPVYKGKAYFKGVEIRLGSTREMMRRGFAFVPEDRKAEALFPVMSVRDNMVISILERLFRIGIITKSKLVSIGKDYIQRLRIQTPTQMQQIRNLSGGNQQKVIIARCLALNPSVLILDEPTRGIDVGAKSEIHSIVGRLAAQGVGVIMISSELPELLGVADRIIVMKEGRISGEFDRLEATQDAIMQKAAAGGEAS